A single region of the Pontimicrobium sp. SW4 genome encodes:
- a CDS encoding M14 family zinc carboxypeptidase yields the protein MKNPTNLKKVMVLLLCTIAFTQVFAQNIDKAYADLIKKHTTDERFLPRSMQTFPASSILPSPLEHFGTIIGAPGVMHHTKDIYNYYKILASKSDRMEMVTITNSEEGRPIHLLIISSPENLKNLETYKQNLNKLADPRTIKENEVESLVLKTKPMYYLNGGLHSTEMGSPEMLMELVFRLLAEESSEMDNIRDNVITLINPVSEPDGRDKQVDWYYRYTKSKKEFDDGMRGSSPYWGKYVFHDNNRDGLQVSQALTKAIFDVFYEYHPVGMLDLHESVALLYISTGTGPYNTYIDPITIGEWQVMGNHDLTQVTAEGLPGVFTWAFYNGWWPGYGIWVANNHNATGRFYETFGNGGGNTFMRDLSNTRYAGDPVHSRQWYRPVPPTEKVLWSSRNNINYMQSGVVASLSYAANNGNQLLKNFYQKGVNNINKWKHGGKYAYVISKDQRDPNMTAYLVNQLRVQGIDVHLRNKGDNKGEYVVLLNQPYSGFADALLSKQNYPKTAKHNPYDDIAWTYGLMYGVDVKTVAKADGFSTSNLELLTEDVSVKGSDSGSGSNLIINYKAQNEVLPLLYKVASSSKEAKINITTKPITVKKKPLGSGSIIISGADKNTVNLIKDMGLDVVKASSVSNESTKTIKLPRIAIYHTWYNTQAEGWARFTFENRSIPYTSIDKDDLKNGNLNNRFDVVLIPHTSGNVETMIHGIDTKWGPMPYTKTDEFPHHGYPDATDDMTGGPGFDGMDNLKKFVENGGTLITLANATRMAAETGITRELTPLSTGNLYHPGSLVTTKVRNKGHHIMNGYPEITHVFRGNLQMYQVGKYQRDHMVMQYGTSQLKDEKVYEGEIMGMVDYKPDSIAVAKSKEKSKHKYVLSGMVKNEDKIVGQGAIFDIPVGKGHVVAFTFNPLHRYLNHHDAPMLWNAIINWDVKPKE from the coding sequence ATGAAAAATCCAACCAACCTTAAAAAGGTTATGGTACTATTATTATGCACTATAGCCTTTACTCAAGTATTTGCGCAAAATATTGATAAAGCGTATGCAGATTTAATAAAAAAACACACTACTGATGAGCGTTTTTTACCAAGATCAATGCAAACTTTTCCAGCATCATCAATACTACCTTCACCATTAGAACATTTCGGGACTATTATAGGTGCTCCAGGTGTGATGCATCATACAAAAGATATTTATAATTATTATAAAATTTTAGCCTCTAAATCCGATAGGATGGAAATGGTAACTATTACTAATTCGGAAGAAGGAAGACCAATTCACTTGCTTATTATTTCAAGTCCTGAAAACTTAAAAAACCTTGAAACTTATAAGCAAAACCTAAATAAGTTAGCTGACCCTAGAACAATAAAGGAGAATGAAGTAGAAAGTTTAGTTTTAAAAACTAAACCTATGTATTACCTTAATGGAGGGCTTCATTCTACTGAAATGGGATCACCAGAAATGCTAATGGAATTGGTCTTTAGGTTACTTGCTGAAGAAAGTAGTGAAATGGATAATATTAGAGACAATGTTATTACCTTAATTAATCCTGTATCTGAACCTGACGGAAGAGATAAACAAGTAGATTGGTATTATCGCTATACAAAATCTAAAAAAGAGTTTGATGATGGTATGCGTGGTTCTTCACCATATTGGGGTAAATATGTGTTTCATGACAATAACAGAGATGGTCTACAAGTTTCACAAGCACTAACAAAAGCAATTTTTGATGTGTTTTATGAGTATCATCCAGTTGGAATGTTAGACCTGCACGAATCGGTAGCGTTATTATATATTTCAACAGGAACAGGCCCTTATAATACCTACATAGATCCAATTACTATTGGTGAATGGCAGGTAATGGGAAATCATGATTTAACACAAGTAACGGCAGAAGGGCTGCCAGGTGTTTTTACTTGGGCATTTTACAATGGTTGGTGGCCAGGATATGGTATTTGGGTTGCTAACAACCACAATGCCACGGGACGTTTTTACGAAACTTTTGGAAATGGAGGAGGAAATACTTTTATGAGAGATCTTTCTAATACAAGATATGCTGGCGATCCTGTGCATTCAAGACAATGGTATCGTCCTGTACCACCAACTGAGAAAGTGTTATGGTCTTCAAGAAATAATATTAATTATATGCAGTCTGGTGTTGTGGCTTCATTAAGTTATGCTGCTAATAACGGAAATCAGTTGCTTAAAAATTTCTACCAAAAAGGTGTAAATAATATTAATAAATGGAAACATGGAGGGAAATATGCTTATGTAATCAGCAAAGACCAGCGTGATCCTAATATGACTGCCTATTTGGTAAACCAGTTAAGAGTGCAAGGGATTGATGTACATCTTAGAAATAAGGGAGATAACAAAGGAGAATATGTAGTGCTTCTTAATCAACCATATAGTGGCTTCGCAGATGCGCTACTATCAAAGCAAAATTATCCAAAAACCGCAAAGCATAATCCTTATGATGATATTGCTTGGACTTATGGGTTAATGTATGGTGTAGATGTGAAGACTGTTGCTAAGGCTGATGGTTTTTCAACTAGCAATTTAGAATTGCTTACAGAGGATGTTTCTGTTAAAGGTTCAGATTCTGGAAGTGGATCTAACTTAATTATTAATTATAAAGCTCAAAACGAGGTGCTACCATTACTTTATAAAGTAGCATCATCTAGTAAAGAGGCGAAAATAAATATTACTACTAAGCCAATAACGGTAAAGAAGAAACCTTTAGGAAGCGGAAGTATTATAATTTCGGGAGCAGATAAGAATACGGTAAATCTTATAAAAGATATGGGGTTAGATGTTGTAAAGGCTTCATCAGTTTCTAATGAATCAACAAAAACAATAAAATTACCGCGTATAGCTATTTATCATACGTGGTATAATACTCAAGCTGAAGGTTGGGCTAGATTTACTTTCGAAAATAGAAGTATTCCATATACCTCAATAGATAAGGACGATTTAAAGAATGGGAATTTAAATAATCGTTTCGATGTTGTTTTAATTCCACATACCTCAGGAAATGTTGAAACTATGATTCATGGTATTGATACAAAATGGGGACCAATGCCTTATACAAAAACAGACGAATTTCCACACCATGGTTATCCAGATGCTACAGATGATATGACTGGAGGTCCAGGTTTTGATGGGATGGATAATCTAAAAAAATTCGTAGAGAATGGAGGCACATTAATAACACTTGCTAATGCAACTAGAATGGCAGCAGAAACTGGTATTACTAGAGAATTAACGCCTTTAAGCACAGGCAATTTATACCATCCAGGGTCTTTAGTAACTACTAAAGTTAGAAATAAAGGACATCACATTATGAATGGTTATCCAGAAATCACACATGTTTTTAGAGGTAATTTACAAATGTATCAAGTAGGGAAATATCAAAGAGACCATATGGTAATGCAATATGGAACTAGTCAATTAAAAGATGAAAAAGTATATGAAGGAGAAATTATGGGAATGGTAGACTATAAGCCAGATTCAATAGCTGTTGCAAAATCAAAAGAAAAGTCAAAACATAAATATGTGCTTTCGGGAATGGTTAAAAATGAAGATAAAATTGTAGGTCAAGGAGCCATTTTTGATATACCTGTTGGAAAAGGGCACGTAGTTGCATTTACGTTTAATCCACTACATAGATATTTAAATCATCATGATGCACCAATGCTTTGGAATGCTATTATTAATTGGGATGTTAAGCCAAAAGAATAA
- a CDS encoding pyridoxamine 5'-phosphate oxidase family protein, translating into MNKKITIVFAIFFSIYGCAQQKENSPNNDATLISVAKEIMQSAKTCALVTLDDKGRPRVRTMDPFPPEEELTVWFGTNSNSRKVNQIRENPKVTLYYLDSDDTGYVMIHGIASIVNDNAEKEKHWKVKWKSFYPNYPDDYMLIKVKPEWLEVISETRGILGDEKTWLPPIVTFSEN; encoded by the coding sequence ATGAATAAAAAAATAACGATTGTCTTTGCTATATTCTTTTCAATTTATGGATGTGCTCAGCAAAAAGAAAATTCTCCAAACAATGACGCAACGTTAATTAGTGTTGCAAAAGAAATTATGCAATCTGCCAAAACTTGTGCTCTTGTTACTTTAGATGATAAAGGAAGACCTAGAGTAAGAACTATGGATCCATTTCCTCCCGAAGAAGAATTAACTGTTTGGTTTGGGACGAATAGCAACTCCAGAAAAGTTAATCAGATTAGAGAAAACCCTAAAGTAACTTTATACTATTTAGATAGTGATGATACAGGTTATGTTATGATACATGGTATTGCGAGCATAGTTAATGATAACGCTGAAAAAGAAAAACATTGGAAGGTGAAATGGAAAAGTTTCTACCCAAATTACCCAGATGATTATATGCTCATTAAAGTTAAACCGGAGTGGCTAGAAGTTATTAGCGAAACTCGTGGTATTCTTGGAGATGAAAAAACATGGTTACCACCAATTGTAACTTTTAGTGAGAATTAA
- a CDS encoding serine hydrolase domain-containing protein, which translates to MLRKISSLFTLLVLLGSCKKEQQENSEDHIVAIENGLLKSIQVEGEAPATFNIEERMKVHNVPGASIAVIIDGKLQWAKGYGIANTNTNKKVDINTLFQAGSISKPVAALAALKLVDEGKLDLDEDVSTYLKSWKIPDSKFTETEKVTLRRLLTHTAGMTVHGFPGYTQKDSFPSINTVLNGKGNTAAILLDTIPGSLWRYSGGGYTIMEKIVEDVSGLSLEDYMSKNILPQMDMTNSTYSQPLEESMNSNVSAAYYGDGEIIEGLWHNYPEQAAAGLWTTPSDLAKYLIEIHNIYVNDSDGVLSKDMVTKMLTKDMNDWGLGPSLRWDNDSLIFGHGGKNAGFTNDMMAFAKSGNGVIVMTSADNGGRLIGEVLRSISKYYNWGTHNTREVAVIKIPQDELEKFAGKYQLDFQVPDIGDYNIDVTIRDGKIHVIDPNNNDENLFTPQEETKFIDLDKGDRIEVKTDDSGNISFLWNGQYNFNKINE; encoded by the coding sequence ATGTTACGCAAAATTTCTTCATTATTTACTCTATTAGTTTTACTTGGTTCTTGTAAAAAAGAACAACAAGAAAATAGTGAAGACCATATAGTTGCTATAGAAAATGGTTTATTAAAAAGTATACAAGTAGAAGGTGAAGCTCCTGCAACTTTTAATATAGAAGAACGCATGAAAGTTCATAATGTTCCAGGAGCTAGTATTGCTGTTATTATTGATGGCAAACTACAATGGGCTAAAGGATATGGTATTGCAAACACGAATACTAATAAAAAAGTGGATATAAATACGTTATTTCAAGCTGGCTCTATTAGTAAACCTGTTGCCGCCCTGGCAGCTTTAAAACTTGTAGATGAAGGCAAGCTAGATTTGGATGAAGATGTAAGCACGTATCTTAAAAGTTGGAAAATCCCAGACTCTAAATTTACTGAAACTGAAAAAGTAACGCTTAGGCGTTTGTTAACTCATACTGCTGGAATGACTGTTCATGGTTTCCCTGGTTATACCCAAAAAGATTCATTCCCAAGTATTAATACCGTACTAAATGGAAAAGGAAATACAGCAGCAATACTATTAGATACTATTCCAGGGAGTCTTTGGAGATACTCTGGTGGTGGTTATACAATTATGGAAAAAATAGTTGAAGATGTTAGTGGATTATCTTTAGAAGATTATATGTCTAAAAATATATTACCGCAAATGGATATGACTAATAGTACTTATAGTCAGCCATTAGAAGAAAGCATGAATAGTAACGTAAGTGCTGCATATTATGGTGATGGGGAAATTATTGAAGGGCTTTGGCATAATTATCCTGAACAAGCTGCTGCTGGATTATGGACAACACCTTCGGATCTAGCGAAATACCTCATTGAGATTCATAACATATATGTAAACGATTCTGATGGAGTTCTTTCAAAAGATATGGTGACTAAAATGTTGACAAAGGATATGAATGATTGGGGTTTAGGTCCATCACTTCGTTGGGATAACGATTCATTAATTTTTGGACATGGAGGTAAAAATGCAGGATTTACAAACGATATGATGGCTTTTGCTAAAAGTGGGAATGGTGTTATTGTAATGACGAGTGCTGATAATGGCGGTAGACTTATTGGCGAAGTACTTCGTTCTATTTCTAAATACTATAATTGGGGAACACATAATACTAGAGAAGTTGCAGTAATTAAAATACCTCAAGATGAACTTGAAAAATTTGCAGGAAAGTATCAGTTAGATTTTCAAGTACCAGATATAGGAGATTATAATATTGATGTTACCATACGAGATGGTAAAATACATGTAATAGACCCAAATAATAATGATGAAAACTTATTTACTCCTCAAGAAGAAACGAAATTTATTGACCTTGATAAAGGTGATCGTATTGAGGTTAAAACCGACGATTCTGGAAATATTAGCTTCTTATGGAATGGACAGTATAATTTCAACAAAATAAATGAATAA
- a CDS encoding nuclear transport factor 2 family protein yields the protein MKTLSLLLILLSVNTIVAQEMNDESAIRLTINNYFEGSRSDNPDLLKKAFHPDATLKYIKDNEYNVTPIQKFFTYFTNTKTRTFEDKIFYIDVTGLAANVKLSTKYETYQYTDYMNMLKTKDGWKIVSKISYRENF from the coding sequence ATGAAAACCTTATCTCTTCTCCTAATACTACTTTCTGTTAATACAATAGTCGCTCAAGAAATGAATGATGAAAGCGCCATAAGACTAACCATAAATAATTATTTTGAAGGTTCGAGAAGTGACAATCCTGATTTATTAAAAAAGGCTTTTCATCCTGATGCAACACTAAAATACATTAAGGATAATGAGTATAATGTGACTCCTATTCAAAAGTTTTTTACTTATTTCACAAATACAAAAACTAGAACTTTTGAAGATAAGATTTTTTATATAGATGTTACAGGGTTAGCTGCTAATGTGAAACTTTCTACTAAATATGAAACTTATCAATATACAGATTATATGAATATGCTAAAAACAAAAGATGGTTGGAAAATAGTAAGTAAAATTTCCTATCGAGAGAATTTTTAA
- the lysS gene encoding lysine--tRNA ligase, whose amino-acid sequence MSQLSEQELVRREKLKNLRALGIDPYPANLYPVDHTSKQIKQDFAEGKQVVIAGRLMSRRIQGKASFAELQDSEGRIQVYFNRDEICPGEDKTLYNDVYKKLLDIGDFIGIEGELFTTQVGEKTVMVKNFIVLSKSLKPLPLPKTDAEGNTFDEFNDPEMRYRQRYADLVVNPKVKDTFVKRTQITNTIREFYNDMGFLEVETPILQPIPGGAAARPFTTHHNALNIPLYLRIANELYLKRLIVGGFDGVYEFAKDFRNEGMDRTHNPEFTVMEMYAAYKDYNWMMDTTEELLEKIAIKLHGTTQVEFDGKTIDYKAPYKRIGILDAIKEHTGFDLYQKSEDEIREACKALEIETDETFGIGKMIDEIFGETCEPHYIQPTFIIDYPTEMSPLTKKHRSKEGLTERFELMVNGKELANAYSELNDPIEQRERFEDQLKLSEKGDDEAMFIDHDFLRALEYGMPPTSGIGIGIDRLTMFMTNNPSIQEVLFFPQMKPEKKAIEMSDNEKAIFEILKTQKSMNLSDLKIQSGLSNKGWDKGIKGLAKHGLTKVTKTDDALIVEVIE is encoded by the coding sequence ATGTCGCAATTATCAGAACAAGAATTAGTACGACGCGAAAAGCTTAAAAATTTAAGAGCTTTAGGTATCGATCCTTATCCAGCAAATTTGTATCCTGTAGACCATACGTCTAAACAGATAAAACAAGATTTTGCTGAAGGTAAACAGGTTGTTATTGCTGGCAGATTAATGTCTAGACGTATACAAGGGAAAGCATCGTTTGCTGAGCTTCAAGATAGCGAAGGTCGCATACAAGTATATTTTAATCGCGACGAGATTTGTCCTGGAGAAGACAAAACATTGTATAATGACGTTTACAAAAAATTACTAGATATAGGTGATTTTATTGGTATAGAAGGCGAATTATTTACGACGCAAGTTGGTGAAAAAACAGTCATGGTAAAAAACTTTATTGTTTTAAGCAAATCTTTAAAACCATTGCCTTTACCAAAAACTGATGCTGAAGGAAATACGTTTGATGAGTTTAACGACCCAGAAATGCGTTACAGACAGCGTTATGCCGATTTGGTTGTAAATCCAAAAGTAAAAGATACATTTGTAAAACGTACACAAATAACAAATACCATTCGTGAGTTTTATAACGATATGGGATTTCTGGAAGTAGAAACACCAATTTTACAACCAATTCCTGGAGGTGCTGCAGCAAGACCGTTTACGACGCATCATAATGCATTAAATATTCCTTTGTATTTACGAATTGCAAACGAATTGTATTTAAAACGATTGATTGTTGGTGGTTTTGATGGTGTGTATGAGTTTGCAAAAGACTTCAGAAATGAAGGTATGGATAGAACACACAATCCAGAATTTACAGTTATGGAAATGTATGCCGCATACAAAGATTACAACTGGATGATGGATACCACTGAAGAATTACTTGAAAAGATTGCCATAAAATTACATGGTACTACTCAAGTTGAGTTTGATGGAAAAACTATTGATTATAAAGCACCTTACAAGCGTATTGGAATTTTAGACGCAATTAAAGAACATACTGGGTTTGATTTATACCAAAAATCGGAAGATGAAATCCGTGAAGCTTGTAAAGCATTAGAAATTGAAACAGATGAAACTTTTGGAATAGGTAAAATGATTGATGAAATTTTTGGTGAAACCTGTGAACCACACTACATACAACCAACATTTATTATTGATTATCCAACCGAAATGAGTCCGCTAACCAAAAAACATCGTTCAAAAGAAGGGTTAACCGAGCGCTTTGAATTGATGGTAAATGGAAAAGAATTGGCGAATGCCTATTCTGAGTTAAACGATCCAATCGAACAACGCGAACGTTTTGAAGACCAATTAAAATTATCTGAAAAAGGAGATGACGAAGCAATGTTTATAGATCACGACTTTTTACGTGCTTTAGAATACGGAATGCCTCCAACATCTGGTATTGGGATTGGAATAGATAGATTGACCATGTTTATGACTAATAATCCATCGATACAAGAAGTATTGTTCTTCCCTCAAATGAAACCAGAGAAGAAAGCTATTGAAATGAGTGATAACGAAAAAGCAATTTTCGAGATTTTAAAAACTCAAAAAAGCATGAACCTCAGCGATCTTAAAATACAATCTGGTTTAAGTAATAAAGGTTGGGATAAAGGAATTAAAGGGTTGGCTAAACATGGTCTTACCAAAGTAACTAAAACTGATGATGCTTTAATTGTCGAAGTGATAGAATAA
- a CDS encoding YqaE/Pmp3 family membrane protein produces MSIWRVLLSIFCPPLAVLDKGCGSIFIVFLLWLCGWVPGVIAALVILNNPER; encoded by the coding sequence ATGAGTATTTGGAGAGTCTTACTTTCTATTTTTTGCCCACCTTTAGCTGTCTTAGATAAAGGTTGTGGTTCTATTTTCATTGTCTTTTTATTGTGGCTTTGTGGCTGGGTTCCAGGTGTTATTGCTGCCTTGGTTATTTTAAATAATCCAGAGAGGTAA
- the lipB gene encoding lipoyl(octanoyl) transferase LipB, whose product MNKKIKLQDLGAKDYKETWDYQEALFKGIVDTKIKNRREDANLDTDNYFLFVEHPHVYTLGKSGDMSNLLVDETQLAEKGATFYKVNRGGDITYHGPGQIVGYPILDLENFFTDIHKYLRLLEEMIILTLAEYDLKAERSPGETGVWLDVGTPFARKICAMGVRASRWVTMHGFALNVNANLGYFDLMIPCGIRGKAVTSLNVELGKKHVDEAEVKAKLLKHFKVLFEVEFIKE is encoded by the coding sequence ATGAATAAGAAAATTAAGCTTCAGGATTTAGGTGCTAAAGACTACAAGGAAACTTGGGATTACCAAGAGGCCTTGTTTAAAGGAATAGTTGATACTAAAATAAAGAATAGAAGGGAAGATGCTAATCTAGACACTGACAATTATTTTTTATTTGTAGAACATCCGCACGTATATACTTTAGGTAAAAGTGGAGATATGAGTAACTTGCTAGTTGATGAAACTCAACTTGCTGAAAAAGGAGCTACTTTTTATAAAGTGAATCGTGGCGGCGATATTACTTATCATGGTCCTGGACAAATAGTTGGATACCCTATTTTAGATTTAGAAAACTTCTTTACAGATATTCATAAGTACCTACGCTTGCTAGAAGAAATGATTATTCTAACACTTGCTGAATATGATTTAAAGGCAGAGCGTAGTCCTGGAGAAACAGGAGTTTGGTTGGATGTAGGTACCCCTTTTGCACGTAAGATATGTGCTATGGGCGTTCGTGCAAGTCGCTGGGTAACGATGCATGGTTTTGCACTTAACGTAAATGCTAATTTAGGCTATTTTGATTTGATGATTCCTTGTGGAATTCGTGGTAAAGCTGTAACATCGCTTAATGTAGAGCTTGGTAAAAAACATGTAGACGAAGCCGAGGTAAAGGCAAAATTACTTAAGCATTTTAAAGTGCTTTTTGAGGTAGAATTTATTAAAGAATAA
- a CDS encoding nucleoid-associated protein: MIKRTKASISKCILHKVGNKFNDTKNAFSEQPIDFDEASYDLILPYLLRPFSSVVESYRFNHHSNINLNEINSYATQLLNDDTDFVDISKHIVMHLFEQSNSAQIKTGDVIVCMFHDIQYEDYLTDAIGIFKVENKSHFFQTHLENNSYDLYVQKGIQTKKVDKGCLILNATDGEGNIVLSVDHNNYDTQYWIKSFLNIKYPDDSNQHTKNYIEMCREFSKEVMQPQFGMQEQSYFLAKTVDFFKENEVINIETFKEDVFEEEDQIQLFEDYKKTYESDYNVLIRNQFDVSEVVLKKQKQKIKTEIKLDTNIQIKLDVDAPDASAEYLERGYDDEKKMHFYKVYFNEEG, from the coding sequence ATGATAAAACGTACAAAAGCTTCCATTTCTAAATGTATATTACATAAAGTTGGTAACAAATTTAATGACACCAAAAATGCTTTTTCGGAGCAACCTATAGATTTTGATGAAGCTAGCTACGATTTAATACTCCCTTACTTGCTACGTCCTTTTAGTAGCGTTGTTGAAAGCTATAGGTTTAATCATCACTCCAACATCAATCTTAATGAAATTAACAGTTATGCAACTCAGTTATTAAATGATGATACTGATTTTGTGGATATTTCAAAACACATTGTTATGCATTTGTTCGAGCAATCAAACTCTGCTCAAATAAAAACTGGAGATGTTATTGTTTGTATGTTCCATGATATTCAATATGAAGACTATCTCACAGATGCCATTGGCATTTTTAAAGTTGAAAACAAATCACACTTTTTTCAAACACATTTAGAAAATAATAGCTACGATTTATATGTACAAAAAGGGATTCAAACAAAAAAAGTAGATAAAGGTTGTTTAATTTTAAATGCAACTGACGGTGAAGGCAATATTGTATTGAGTGTAGACCATAACAATTACGATACGCAATATTGGATTAAAAGCTTCTTAAATATTAAGTACCCTGATGACTCTAACCAACACACAAAAAATTATATTGAAATGTGTAGAGAGTTCTCCAAAGAAGTGATGCAACCACAATTCGGCATGCAAGAGCAGAGTTATTTTTTAGCAAAAACAGTTGATTTCTTTAAAGAAAATGAAGTTATAAATATTGAAACTTTTAAAGAGGACGTTTTTGAAGAAGAAGACCAAATACAACTGTTTGAAGATTATAAAAAAACCTACGAAAGTGATTATAATGTACTCATTAGAAATCAGTTTGATGTGTCGGAAGTCGTGCTAAAAAAACAAAAACAGAAGATAAAAACTGAAATAAAACTAGATACGAACATCCAAATAAAATTAGATGTGGATGCTCCAGATGCCTCAGCCGAATATCTAGAACGTGGCTACGACGATGAGAAAAAAATGCACTTTTACAAAGTGTATTTTAATGAAGAAGGTTAA
- a CDS encoding OmpA family protein codes for MRLIAFISLSKITASLLFLLFFLSTIDAQTKEIKRPKSHVGVTSIDRFVQESFDLYDKVYMYDGYATAGTPLEDDDIDVLEDALSELDVILETAPDIVSDIKGISVLKQAKATLQVNRAKKALNYSVKTAKELLLGQREREEQETDSEEETESSEDSNSNSSSNESAEEQEEAEPENISDKLEIYSKYDFVPGDKQLFFDDFSQDFVGDFPSKWNTNASGEVVRVNSNENWFELKSGYGVYFIPNVNELPEDYTIEFDLLSKGLGKQTSSTARFHIILSDNNKFDNGTEHYAEVYIPLGQYGAFSLRANNYFNRTGGDINTDIRADIRDEVLNQPHIAISVTKNRYRLWINQVKYIDIPRFIQELNVLNHIKFHINNFADGEERVFIRNLKVAEGGVDLRRKLLSEGKISTNGILFDSGSANIQPQSLGIIRQISQVLMQDASIKLNIIGHTDADGGDEVNLKLSKDRAEAVRNALINIYKISSNRLTSEGKGESEPVGDNNTADGKAQNRRVEFVKH; via the coding sequence ATGAGATTAATTGCATTTATTTCGTTGTCAAAAATTACAGCATCTTTGCTTTTTTTACTGTTTTTTTTGTCAACTATTGATGCTCAAACTAAAGAAATTAAACGACCAAAAAGTCATGTGGGAGTTACGAGTATTGATAGATTTGTTCAAGAGTCTTTCGATCTATATGATAAAGTTTATATGTATGATGGTTATGCTACAGCAGGAACCCCTTTAGAAGATGACGATATTGATGTGTTAGAAGACGCACTCTCTGAATTAGATGTCATTTTAGAAACAGCTCCAGACATTGTTTCAGATATAAAAGGCATTAGTGTACTTAAACAAGCTAAAGCTACACTACAGGTTAATAGAGCAAAAAAAGCATTAAATTATAGTGTTAAAACTGCTAAAGAATTACTTCTTGGACAACGTGAACGTGAAGAACAAGAAACCGATTCTGAAGAAGAAACTGAATCAAGTGAAGACTCAAATTCGAACTCATCAAGTAATGAATCAGCGGAGGAACAAGAAGAAGCTGAACCTGAAAACATTTCAGACAAACTAGAAATCTATAGTAAATATGATTTTGTTCCTGGAGATAAACAACTGTTCTTTGATGATTTCTCTCAAGATTTTGTAGGTGATTTTCCAAGTAAATGGAATACCAATGCTTCTGGTGAAGTCGTTAGAGTTAATTCTAACGAAAATTGGTTTGAATTAAAGTCTGGTTATGGAGTGTATTTTATTCCTAATGTTAATGAACTTCCTGAAGATTACACAATAGAATTTGATCTTCTATCGAAAGGATTAGGAAAACAAACTTCTTCTACAGCTAGGTTTCATATAATATTAAGTGATAATAATAAATTTGATAATGGTACCGAACATTATGCCGAAGTATACATTCCACTTGGGCAATATGGTGCTTTTTCTCTTCGTGCAAATAATTATTTTAACAGAACCGGAGGCGATATAAATACAGATATTAGAGCAGATATAAGAGATGAAGTTTTAAACCAACCGCATATAGCTATTTCTGTTACTAAAAACCGATACAGACTTTGGATAAACCAAGTTAAATATATTGATATTCCTCGCTTTATTCAGGAATTAAATGTGCTTAATCATATCAAATTCCATATTAATAACTTTGCAGACGGAGAAGAACGCGTATTTATCCGCAATTTAAAAGTTGCTGAAGGAGGAGTTGATTTACGGAGGAAATTGTTATCTGAAGGTAAGATATCTACTAATGGTATTCTATTCGATTCTGGTTCTGCCAATATTCAACCACAGTCACTCGGTATCATACGTCAAATTTCGCAAGTATTAATGCAAGACGCAAGTATAAAATTAAATATTATTGGACATACTGATGCAGATGGTGGTGATGAAGTTAACTTAAAACTATCTAAAGATCGAGCCGAAGCAGTAAGAAATGCACTCATAAATATTTATAAAATTTCTAGTAACCGACTTACAAGTGAAGGTAAAGGAGAAAGTGAACCTGTTGGTGATAACAATACTGCCGATGGGAAAGCACAGAATAGACGTGTAGAATTTGTAAAACATTAA